The Candidatus Latescibacterota bacterium sequence ACCCTATGTACAGATTTTCACATTACTCTCCAATATCGGATTCAATACTGCCGTGATCAGGCTGATCCCCGGCTATCGCCAGAAGGGAGACCCCGAGAGCGCGAGGATGATCTACAGGTCCGCCGGACTTCTCACCCTCGGCCTGAGTCTGGTCTGGTCGGTTCTTCTGTTCGCACTGGCCAGCTGGATCGCCATCGACATCTCTCACAGGCCGGACGCGGTAGCGCCGATCAGAATATACGCACTGATCATACCCTTTCTCGCCATCAACGCCTTCTATGCGGTCGCATTCCTGTCGATGCAGAGAGGCCGGCTGAGAGCCGGACTTTCTGTCGTCTACGGGATGGTCAACCTGCTTCTGCCGATCTGTGCCATTCTCTGGAGAGAGAGCGTCACGCTTGTGCTCGGTGCCTTCCTGGCAGCCGAGGTCATCGGCGCGATACTCTATGCGGTGTTCTTCCACAGGAATGTTCTGAAAGACCTTGCCACAAATACCGGTGACGCGGTCAAACAGGCAGTATCCATGGCAAGAGGCACAAAAGAGGTATTCGGCTTCGGATTCCTCTTCTTCTTTGCCAACCTCGGGTGGAACCTCATTAACTCAGTGGACAGGATCATGGTCAAGTTCTACCTTCCGGCAGAGGAGCTGGCTTTTTATGGAATGGCTGCCCTGATAATAACAGCGCTCACTATAGTCTCCTCGACAGCCGGCACGGCGTTGATCCCCTCATTGACCGCCGCATTGAGCAAGGGCGACAAGGGGTTGTTCAGAAAACAGATATGGAATACGACGAGGCTGGGACTGATGGTACTCATACCTGCCGCGTCGATCCTGTTCACCCTTTCCACCGACATCTACGAGATAGTCCTTCCACGTTTTATCTCTTCAGCCGGACCTTTGAGGATCCTGGTATTTGTCGGATTCATCGATATCCTCTGCAGGACGGCCTGGGCATCGCTCGTAGCCTATGGAAAAGGTGGAAAAGCCGCGATCGCCTATATATTCGCAGCCAGCCTGAACATCGTCCTCAATATATCCCTCATTCCCAGGCTTGGGATAGAAGGTGCGGCTCTCGCCACTCTCAGCAGCTTCGTCGCTCTTGCGATCGTCCTCCAGGTAATGATGACCACGGTTTCAGGGGTCAAGTCACGAATCACCGATATCCTGCACCCATTATTGATCTCCCTCATCTTTCCCGCTCTCGGTTATGCCCTGGCTGAAACGGGAAGCTGGATCCGTGTTATTGTGATCTCTCTGGCTGGTATTACCATTTTCCTTGTCATAGCGTTAGTTACAAGACTTATCAGGAGCGAGGACCTGGACCGTTTGTCCGATATCCTCGAGAAAAGACCGGATGGCTCACTGAAAAAAACCGTATACTCACTTCTCGATATTCTGCGAAAGTTCACCAGATAAACCGTAAACAATTGTTTACATACATGTAACAATTTGTTTACTTTCTAACTCGCTAAAAATAAGTGTGTTACGTCTATACACCTAATTATGTAACCATTTGTTTACACTACCTAATTCCCTGCTGATGTGAAATTCACCCTCCTGAAAATAAATCATTTTTTATCTGCTTTATTTATAAACGGTTACAGGGCTCAAGGAATCATAAGGAACAATGAGGAATTCTGGCACACCACCTGCTATGACTATACACCGTAAGGTTGATAAATAAACGATGAGGAACTTAAAGGAATTCGGAAAGAATTCAGCGAAAGGAGCCGATATGTTGTTCTTCTCAAACATCGCGCTGATAATTGCCCTGATGATTGCTGGCAAAAGTGTCTGGGGCAAAAGTGTTTGGTAGAGGCTAGGGATTCCAAACGCGCTTGAGGGCGGGGAGCAAATGCTTCCCGTCTTTTTTTTGTCTTTTGCCGATGCATTTGCCTCCAGCCTACGAAGAGATTATATTCGCTGAGACAGGTAATGCAAGACCCCGAGACAGAAGGAAATAATGGCAAGCCCAAAGATACTTATCAGAGAACTCAGAGCAGAATTCCTCACTGCCAGCGTCATTCCCATCCTGGTGGCCGTAGCGATCGCCAGGTACGAGACAGGAAGCTGGAGTCCAGGCCTCTTTATCCTCACCATAGCCGGCGCTGTCCTTCTGCATCTAGGCACAAACACTGCAAACGACTACTTCGATCATCTGAGCGGCGCCGACGAGGCCAATGTAGATTACGCCAGGCCGTTTACCGGAGGTACAAGACTCATACAGGATGGATTGCTGAGTCCGCGAGAGGTCCTTACCCTGTCAATCACTCTTTTCGCCGGAGCACTGATAGTCGGGATATTCCTTATCATCGCTCGTGGATGGTTCATCCTCGCGCTGGGCCTGATCGGGCTCTTTCTGGGATATTTCTATACAGCTCCACCTGTCAAGCTCGCCCATCGCGGACTGGGTGAGATTGCGGTAGGGATCGGTTACGGCCTGATCCCTGTCGGCGCCTATTTCGTACAGACGGGCCACGTCAGCCTGCCGATAATCATCGCGGCCATCCCGATGGCTCTGCTCGTCACCGGAATCATAGTGATCAACGAATTCCAGGATTATCGCGGCGACATGTCAGCCGGCAAGAGGACTCTGGTGGTAAGGCTGGGAAGAAAAAAATCGGTCGTGCTGTTCGCGTCGATAATGATCGCTGCCTACATACCGGTGATCGCCGGAGTGTCTATGGACCTGATACCACGATTGACACTGATAAGCCTTCTTTCGATAATCCTCGCCGCGAAAGCTATAATAACGGCTTCAAAACGCTTCGACGACCCGGCCGGCCTGGTCCCGGCTAACGGCGCGACGATCCTGAGCCACGCCCTTACCGGACTGCTTCTGGCCACGGCCTGGCTTCTGTCGGGTTGATGGTCAGCTCTGTTGCTTTTTATTGAGCTTGAGATTCTTATAGGTACGGTTGATGC is a genomic window containing:
- a CDS encoding flippase, translated to MKNNDPVNLTTARVISDTFFVSAARIGMTILKPIRGILLGRILGPALYGLLIIPVPYVQIFTLLSNIGFNTAVIRLIPGYRQKGDPESARMIYRSAGLLTLGLSLVWSVLLFALASWIAIDISHRPDAVAPIRIYALIIPFLAINAFYAVAFLSMQRGRLRAGLSVVYGMVNLLLPICAILWRESVTLVLGAFLAAEVIGAILYAVFFHRNVLKDLATNTGDAVKQAVSMARGTKEVFGFGFLFFFANLGWNLINSVDRIMVKFYLPAEELAFYGMAALIITALTIVSSTAGTALIPSLTAALSKGDKGLFRKQIWNTTRLGLMVLIPAASILFTLSTDIYEIVLPRFISSAGPLRILVFVGFIDILCRTAWASLVAYGKGGKAAIAYIFAASLNIVLNISLIPRLGIEGAALATLSSFVALAIVLQVMMTTVSGVKSRITDILHPLLISLIFPALGYALAETGSWIRVIVISLAGITIFLVIALVTRLIRSEDLDRLSDILEKRPDGSLKKTVYSLLDILRKFTR
- the menA gene encoding 1,4-dihydroxy-2-naphthoate octaprenyltransferase; this translates as MASPKILIRELRAEFLTASVIPILVAVAIARYETGSWSPGLFILTIAGAVLLHLGTNTANDYFDHLSGADEANVDYARPFTGGTRLIQDGLLSPREVLTLSITLFAGALIVGIFLIIARGWFILALGLIGLFLGYFYTAPPVKLAHRGLGEIAVGIGYGLIPVGAYFVQTGHVSLPIIIAAIPMALLVTGIIVINEFQDYRGDMSAGKRTLVVRLGRKKSVVLFASIMIAAYIPVIAGVSMDLIPRLTLISLLSIILAAKAIITASKRFDDPAGLVPANGATILSHALTGLLLATAWLLSG